CGGCCTCGCTCACCTGTGGACAGAAAGGAAACACCGGATGAAGACCATCGACTCGAACACCATCGTCGCGGCCGGAAACACTTCGATGAACGAGCAGGTGTGTCGCACACTCGCCAAATATCTTCGACTTCCGGCTTCTCGGATCGTGGTTCCGAAAAACGCCGACAAGTACCACAACCAATTCGACCGGATCGCTCAAGACGATTCCCTCGAAGAGGTATTCAATTTGATGTGGAACCTCAACGTCACTGGACTGGAGGACAAAACTATCGGCTGCACGCCGCATCACCAGCGGAGTCTCAGCAACACGCTGGACACGACGATCCAGGATCTGGCAAAACTCCTGAAGAACGATCGCGTTCAATACACGGAACTGGGGCCAGAACCCGCCAAGACGCGGCACATCATCAACCAGTTGGTCAACTTCGGGATACGGGTCGACAACTACACGGCGGTGGACATCAACCCGAATTCGCAAAGCCTGATGCGCAGTCAGCTCGTGGACATCCTTCCCCCGGAAAATATCGACTACGCGCAGTCCCTGTTCGAAGAGCTTTCCGACACGGACTACCGCGTGCCCGGAACCCGAAACCTGGTGACGATGCTCGGTTTCGAGGAAGGAAACGACCACCCCCGTTCCGTGGCTTCACTACTTGAATCCGTCCTCGAATCCGGAGACGTATTCCTCTCCGAGATGCAGCTGCTCCCGAGGCTGGACTGGTCACCCATCTACAATTTCTACCAGTCCGAGGTGATGCGTCGATTTTCCCGGGTCGCCCTGGAACGCACCTACGGAAACCTGCGTTCCGACTACGGATTCTACCTGATTCCGCTCGCATTGAACCACGTCGGGGTGCAGACCATGGTCGCGGTCACCGCGGAAACGATCCACGACGCGGACCCCGAACTCGACGGGACAGTGTTCGTCACCAACTACTGCATCAAGTACTCGGCCGACGAGTACATCGCGAGCCGCGAGGCTTCCGGAAACGTCAAGGTGCTGGCCCAGCACACGACGGCTGACGGTTCCGTAGCATTCCAGATATCCCAAAAGATCTAGCTGCACAGAAAAACCGAATCCGAACACCGAACCGGTGTCCATCGACATATTCACCGAGAGCGTCCAGCGGCTCCGCGAGCTCGTGGCGCACAGCTCCGGACAGCCGCCCGACAACCGCGACCACCGCTGCCCCGGCGGCACGGAACCCATGCCCACCGGATGGACATCTCCCACGACTCACAGGACAGTCCGCCACACGAACCTTCGCCAACAGGCCCGAACCCCGCTTCCGGTTCAGCTCCAGCGTCGTACGGAGGTCAGACCATGACTGATGTCGCACCCAGCAACGAGGACGACGGTGTGGACGAGACCCGAATGCACCGTGATCGACTCGCCCGCACGCGGCGGATGCTGCGCGAGCACCAACTGCCCGCCGCGTTGTTGTTCGACCCCCTCAACATCCGATACGCGCTCACCCCGGGGCCGTTCATGGTGTTCAACATGCACAGCACGTTCCGCTGGGCGCTCGTGCCCGCCGAATCCGAACCGGTGTTGTGGGAGTACCCGCACGCGATGCACATCACCGCTTCGGAATGGGACGGGGATCTGCGTCCGGCTCACGGCTGGACGTTCCTCGGATCCGGCTCGAACAGCGCCGAGGACGCGGCCGCCTTCGCCTCCGAGATCGTCGCCGAACTCGCCAAGCGCGACCTGCTCACCGAGCGGATCGGAACGGACCGTCTGGAAAGTGCCGGTCACCTGGCGCTCAGCGAGGCCGGAGTCAGGATCGTCGACGCCCAACCCGCGCTGGAACGCGCGCGTGCGGTCAAGACCCGCGACGAGCTCACCGCCATCCGGGCCAACGTGGCCGCGTGCGACCAGGCCATCGGCGACATGTTGCGGATCCTGCGCCCCGGCGTAACCGAGAACGAGCTGTGGGGCACGATCGTCGGCAACGCGTTGGCCACCGGTTCGGAGTGGTGCGAGACCCGGCTGTTGTCCTCCGGGCCGAGGACCAATCCCTGGATGCAGTCGGCGACGGCCCGAGCCGTGCGCGACGGTGAGCTCGTGGCGTTCGACACCGACCTCGTCGGCGAGCACGGCTACCTGACCGACGTTTCCCGCACCTACCTGTGCGGCGACCATCGGGCGAGCGACGAGCAACGCCGCCTGTACCAGACGGCGTACGAATTCCTGCAGACCTGCATACCGGAGTTCCGGCCGGGGGTCTCGTTCGAGGACCTCGGCCACCGCCTCGGACCACTGTTCCCGCCGGAGTTCCAACCACAGCGGTACCCCTACATCGCGCACGGGACCGGGCTGGTCGACGAATACCCAGTGGTGAACTTCACCCGTCATCACGAGGGTGAACTCGAGGCCGGGATGGTCCTGAGCGTCGAGTCCTACGTCGGCTCCGTCGGGGGACACGAAGGGGTCAAGCTGGAAGAACAGCTCGTCGTCGGCCACGACGGCCCGGAGCTGCTGTCCACGGCTCCGTTCGACCAGCGACTGCTCGCGTAGACGATTCGCGTTCTCGCTCACTGAGCATGATCGACCCCGGTGGGAAACGGTCAGGTCCACCCCGTGCCCACGTACGGATTCCGCCACGAGCTTCAGGCGCGACCATGGTCGTCGTGGATCGTTGTCGCGAGCGAAGAGCCATCGAACGCGGTGTCAACGTGCCCAGCGGCGAGTTCAAGGCGTCCCGGACCACTCGGGATCATACCGGCCCGCCACGATGTTCCCCGCTCGGAACCGGACCGCCTTCGGTTTCCGCGCGGGGCCACTGTGATCGAATGTCGAAGTGGCATCTTCGAAGCAGACTTCCACGGCACTGTCGGCTGTTTCCGAACCCCCGGCGCCGGGGGGCGGGATGCGGAGATGGTTGCACGCTCTGCTGACGCGGTACCCGCGTGTCCTCCTCCTCGCTTCGATACCGCTGCTGGCCGTCTCGGTGTGGTACGTGCTCTCGCCCGCCCTCTTTCGCGGGGAGAACGGGGAGATCTACCTCCGGGGCGACTTCGAGGTCTACCGGTGGGCGGTGCACACCTGGTTGAGCGGTGGCAACGTCGTCGAGAACTGGGCACCACTGCGGGGCGGCAATCTGTTGCCCTGGGTGTACCCCCCGTTCGCGCTGCTGCCGCTGAGCGTGTTCGCCCTACCGCCGGTCGCGGTGGGAGTGCTGCTGCTGTGGGCCGCGAACCTGGCGGCCATGGGCATGACGCTCTACCTGGTCGTGCGGCACCAGTGGCCCGGCGTGGGGCCTCGCGGCGCGTTGGCCGTCGCGGCCCTCGCGCTCCCGCTCCCCCTGTGGTTGGAGCCCGTCTACGCGTGCTTCTCCCAGGGGCAGGTCAACCTGGTGCTGATGGGGCTGGTGGCCGCGGACTGCCTCGTGCGGAATCCGCGGTGGCCGCGCGGACTGCTGGTGGGCATCGCCGCCGCGACCAAGCTCATGCCCGCGGCCTTCCTGCTGTTCTTCCTGCTGCGCAGGGATTTCCGAGCCGCGGTGACCTGCGCGGTCACCGGGGTGGTGTGCACGCTGCTCGGGTTCCTGGTCGACTTCGAGGCGTCGGTGGACTACTGGTTCCGCTACGGTCCGGCCTCCTCCGTCGCGGGTCATGCGGCCGACACCAACCAGTCGATCATGGGTGCGCTCGCGCGCCTGGACCCGCAGCCCGTGGTGCAGCACGGGATCTGGGCTGGTGTGAGCCTGGTACTGGTCCTCGTGCTAGCACGCACGATCGGCCGGGTCGATCCGCCGGTGGCGATGACACTGACCGGCTTGTTCGCGCTGCTGGTGTCACCGACGACCTGGACGAGTCACTGGGTCTGGGTCGTTCCTGGTCTGCTGATCCTGCTCGGCGCCGCGGTGCGATACCGCAGCATCACTCGACTCGCGCTCGTCGTGCTGATCGTCATCGCGGGCAGGAAGATACCGTTCCGAGTCCTCGCCAACGAGAACGTGCCCCCACTGCTGTGGCTGCCGCAGCAGCTCGTCGGCAACGCCTACGTCGTCCTCGCGGTTGCGCTGTTGCTGCTGACGGGCTGGCATGCGAGCCGGTCCCGCGCGTCCGAACCCGTCTTGAAGTCCTAGCTGATCCGGGCGCACCCTTCGTTTCGGGTGCGCCCTCGCAGGGCCGGTTCTTCCGATGACCACGACGAAGAGATCGAAGCCATTCGCCCCTATTCAGCTACGCTGTGTAACAGAACTGGTCTTCAGCGGATCGCTCACTGCCTCATGCCTCAAAAGACACTCGGATATTTCCCACCGCACACGGAGACGCGCCGCTTGTCGATCTATGAAACATAGTAGGCACTCGGGATTCCGCTCCGCAGGAATCAGGACCAAATCGTTTGGGTGTCACTACTCCTTCAACAGCGTTACCGCCCATTCGGCGATGGTGTACGGCGGCACTGCTTCCTGGGCAATGCGTCCCTGTTCGGCCCGAACGCGGGAGAACCGCTCCCACAGCGGGGGCCCGAGCCAGGACTCGGCGACCTCGCCCGTCCATGCACAGTGGCCCGGGTTCTGTGTCGGCCGACCGGCCATCTCCTCCCACAGGAGATGGGCTGGTTTGAGATGCCCCATGTCCAGTTCGGCCGCAGCTGCAGCAGCGTTGGTCGCGATCGCGAGGCCAGGCGGGTCGAAATCTCCCCAGTACCAGATCTCGCCCGTCACTGGTCCGCGCCCCGCGACGTCGACAGCGAGTGTACCGACCTGGGCGGGGAAGGAGTTGCCAGCTCCCCAGATGACCGCCCCAACCGGATGGTTGTCGCGGTAGGACAGCACATCGACCGCAGCCCAGTAGGGGTCGCTGTTCTCGACCACGAGCACGTCCGGTCCCGTCCCAACCGAGACGGCGGGAAGCGGAGGTGCTCGTCGGACGCAGGCCAGCAGCTCCAGTGAGAGCCGGCCGGGCCCGAAGAGTGTTGTCCTCGCCAGTGCCTCAAGACGTTTCTCGTCACCGAAGATCTCCGCGGACCGATACCGCATCGGCACCGGCACGACATTGGCGGGACGGCGGGTGAGCCAAGCGTTGACGGCCACCAGATTATCGAACTGGGTGTCCGTCAGCGTGGTTAGCGAGGACACCCATCCCAGATCCCGACACCAGGGGTACGAGACCCACTGACGTTTGCGCGAGGCCGTCCGTGCCTTCGGAACGCGGACGGACCGTGGCAGAGGGGGCGTGGTCGACCTGTCCCAGGCTTGGCGCGGCAACTCGATCTCCTGGCGTGAACCGAGCTCGGCGAGGGCTGCGGAGAGTCCGGGAGTTTGTTCGGGAGAACCGACCAATCGTGGCGCCGCCTCGACCCAGAACCGCCAGAGTTCCTCCAGGGTGACACGAACAGTGCCGGCATCGTGCAGCCTCGTTCGGAGTGCCTCCACTTCCGAGGGCTGGATCAGAACCCGACTCATCGCCCCACCTCGTAGCGCAACGCGTCGACCCAGTTGGTCGAGGCGGACGGATCCCGCCCGCCGGTCATCGCTCCGGCGACGTCGACACCGTCGACAACGTTCGCACGAAGCCGCAGGAACGAAAGGTTACGACGCTGGTCACCATCGTTGCGCAGCTTGACGATCACCGATCCGGGGCCGGTGAACGCCGCGTCGACGCCGGTGTCGTGCAAGCCGGTCGCACAGATGATCTGCAGACCGGTATGCGCGGCGAGGCGATGCTGCATCGCGATGAGAGTTTCCGCCGAGGCGGACCCGAAGGGATTGTCCAGGATCAACGTTCCCGGCGGGCGCGGACCGCCCACCCGATGCGCCGCGCGCACCCGTGAGAGCGCGCAGTAGACCAGGACAGCGAGGGTGAGCTCCTGCCCACCAGAGAACTCGTACGGGATCCGCTCCGGCGTGCAGTAGAACACTTGGCCGTCGATGCTCGGCTTGAGAATGTCGATCGACCAGGCTCCGGCGCGTGTGCGGTTCACGACCGTGTCACGCACGGCGTCGGCAAGCCACCGAGCCCGGGCGTCGCTGGAGGTCGCACGCTTGGGGTTCTCGGCGAGCTCTCGCGCCCAGGTGTCGATCCGGTCCGACAAACGAGCGGCGGCTTCGTCGTCCGGGGCGTCCGCGAAGCGAATCCTGATGGCGGGTTGTGTGGACAGTTCACCGAGGCCGACGGGCAGCTGTGAGGAACGCACCACCTCACGCAGCAACCGACGCTGCTCACGGCACAGCACGATCAGGTCGTCACGCAGGATCGTGCGATGGGTGTCCAAATCCTCCAGATCACCCGTCGCGGACTCCCCCAGGGCGCGGATCCGCTCAGCCAGTGTCGAGGACTCACCGACCAGGTCCGGTTCGGACAGAGAACGGATCCGTACCACGACCGGCTCTCCGAGATCCTTCCAGCGCACGTCGGAGGCCACAGCACGGGCGTGGTGGACCGCCTCGCGAAGTTCGTCCTGAGCGGTGTTCAACGCCCGGTTCTTGCTCACGTGGTCATGCCGCAATTCGAGCATCCGGGTACGCGCCGACTCCTTCGTCCCCTGGAACACGTGCGTGGTCGGGCTGCGGTCGGCGGTCCAGATCTCGACGATGTCGCCGAAGACTTCGATGTCCTTGAGGAGTTGGTCGTGGAGTTCCGCCACCTCGTCTACCTCGTTCTCCGCCTCGTCCCGCTCTCGGCGCACCTCAGCTCCATACGTGTCGAGACGTTCGAGCACGGACGGGATCTCCTGTGGTGTGGCGGGTTCCCATTCGGGAGTTCGGGACAGGTCGACGTGGTTCTGCCGGTCAGTGGGACGGACCTCCTCGAGGTGGCCGCGTGCCCGTTCCACCGCGCTCTGGGCCTCCAGCCGCTTGCTCTCGGCACTCCTGGCTGCTTCCTTCGCACGGGTGAGTGCGCCGTTCAACGACGCGGCGGATGACGCGGCCGAAGTCTCGGAAAGCTCCTCGGCGCGTTTCCACTCCCGTGTGCCGTGCCGTTCACGACGAACTTCCCACTGGGACAGAAGCTGCTTCGCGTGGTCCAGCTCCAACGCCTCGGGCATGCCGCGTTCGGCGGCATCCCGCTGGTTCCGCGCTGTTTCCCACTCCGCGCGCACCGCTTCGAGACTGCCGCCAGGATCCACCGCTGCCGGAGCGGTTCCGAGCTGGGCACGTTCTTTGAGCCAGGGATCGCGGTTGGCCCGTTGCTCGGCGGCTTCCGCAACGCAGGAGTCGCGAACCACCTGGTACTCCCGCTCGGCACGTCGCGCCGAGTCCACCTCGGAGTTCGCCTGCGCCAGTTCCGCCTCCCCTGCGGACTTCTCGGAACGAGCACGCTCGGCCGCCTCGACCTGCGCACGGAGCTCTTCGGCCTTGACGAGCCACTGTTCCGCTTCGGAGGCCCTGTCGCGCGCCCTGTCGCGGTTCTGTCGGGCAGTGGCCGCCTCCTGACGGTGACGCTGGCGTTCGTTCATCCGTTGAGTACGCTGTTCGTCCCGCGCCCGGAGCGTGCTGTCCGCCTCTTCCGCCCTGGCCACGAGTTTCTCCCGCGAGGTTTCCTCCCAACGGTTGGCGAAGGACACGCACGCCGCTGAGCAGGCTCGGTTGCGGCGTGCAGCCTCACGCGCCAATGCCGCCTGCTCGCCCTCGTGTACGGCGGTTCGGTGCAGGTTCTCCCGTGTGCGCGCCGCCCACTCCGCGTCCCAGGTGGCGCGGTGAGGAACCACGACGTAGTGGAACCGTTCCGCGTCTCCGGTGGTCGTGCCGTGCTCGTCGGCAGCGACGGTCACGGTCACCGTCGTGCGTGTACGCGGCGCGTTCTCGGCCAGTAACGCAGTGACCTCGTCGAATCGCCCGGGGTCGCTGACCACCACTCCCCCGGCGAGCTCGGGATGGGCGGCGATGTAGGCAGCGCGCGCCTCGGGATCGGGCACGTTCTTCTCGATCCACCGCAGCCCCGTGACCGCGCCGATGTTCGCCTCCGTGATCACCCGCAGCACAGCGAGCGTGTCCGGGCCGGCCGGCGCGGTACCCGCCTCGTCCAGGTGGGCCACCTCCTTCTGTGCTTCGGTGGCCCGCTGCTGGTGTCCGGCTGCGCGCTCCTCGGACTCATGGGCGGCACGCTCGGTGAGATCGGCGGCCCGCCGCACGGAGGCGACGTCAGCGGGTGGTGCGCCGAGCACACTCAGCAGAACCTCGTCGTCGGCCAGCCCGGCGACCTCTCCGTCGAAGGCCTCGAGACGGCTGCGGTGTTCGTATGCCTTCTCACGAAGGGAGACGAGTTCGTTCTCGAGTTCCTCGATGTCGGCTTCCGCCCGGTCGAAATCGGCCTCGGCCTCCTCCGCGACTCGTTCCGCTTCGGCTTCCTCCTGCCGGGCCGTGTCCCTCCTCTCGGTCCACCGTGTAACACAGTCCCGGACAGGTTCACCGTCCGCGATCCAGCCTGCGGACACGGCCGCCTCGTACGCGGCCTCGGATTCGTGCACTGTCGTTTCGAGAGTGTCGATCCTGCGGCGTACGGCGTCGACACGCCGAGTCGCCTCCTGCAACCGTTCCTGGGCACGACGCTGTTCCTCCGTGGCCTCGCTCGCTCGTGTGTCCGCGTCCTCGGCCTTGCGCTCGGCTTCGGTGGCCAACGTGTCCAGACGGGCGGCGAGGGCGGCCGCGGCCTGATCCGCACGACGACGTAACGGTTCCATCCCCTGTTCGGCGGTATCGTAAGCGCGCTGGGCAGTGCGCACACGAGCACGAGCTTCGGAGATGTCGAGAACGAGCTGGACCGCCTCCCAGGCTCTGGCCTCGAACCCGTGTTCCTCCTCGGCCTTCCGGGCCTGCTCCTCCTCGGATTCGGCCGCGGCGAGCTCCACCCGAGCGGACTCCAGATGCAGCTGCATACGGATGTCGCTGACCTGGCTGAATTTCCGTCTGAGCTCGGCGGCTTTCTCCTGCGTCCGCTGTTTCCGCAGGGCCAGTTCCTCACATCGCTGCCGGTCCTGTTCGATCCGGTTGCTCAGCGCGGTGGCGTGTTCTCCCCCCGAGATCCGTGCCTGCTTTTCCTCGCGTTCCGCGTCCGCGAGAGCCTCCCCACCTCGAGCCACCCGTTCCACACGCGCTCCGGCCTGCTCACAGAAGGCGGCGAGCGCCTCCAGCCGGGGACGGTCGACGGCGAGTTCCGCGTAGTCCCGGAGCTTGCTGGTGAAGTCGGTGAGGTGCTGCTCGTCGTTGAGCGCGCTGACGAAGAACCGCACCACGTGGTCCGGCGAGTCGAAGGACTCCAGTAGCTTCTCAGCACCCGCTTCGGAGTCGTTCATCCGCATCTGGTATCCGACCAGGACCGGGTCGATGTTCGTCTGCCGCTCCAGCGTCTCGACCCACTCCTGCTGTGTCTTCGCGAACACCGCCTGCGCGGCCGGATACGGATCCAAGAGTTCCTTCACCATCGTCAGGTACTGGTCGAAGGTGGTACGTCGTCCTTCGGTCAGAAACGGCAGATCATCGATCCCCGGGAAATCGGGGCGTGTACGGAACAGATACCAGCGGCGGTACATGTTGGTCGTGGAACGCTGCTGGGGCCCGGGCTGGCGGCGACCGTCCTTCCACTCCATCACCGTTCCGGTGACCATGCGCACACCGGTCGTCTCGTCCTCCCACTCGCAGACCACGTGTGAGGTGTCGCCGGTGAGCACGTAGTCACCCAGCTGCCTGCCGCCCACCTGCGCACGGGAGGACGGCACGATCAGGCTGGTCACCAGCGTGATCAGGGTGGATTTGCCCCCGGTGTTGGTCAGTGACAGCAGCACCCGCGAGGCCGCGCCGTCGCTGGTGGCGAAGTCCAGATCCAACGGGTCGAAACGGGCCCGATCCGGACCGACCCCGTGCAGATGGATCCTGCGCAGCCGCAGTGGTGGGGTCGGCAGGTCCTCGCTCATCGGGTTTCCTCCCCGTCGTGGTCGACAAGTGGAAGCTGGTTAACCCGCCGATACAGCTCCGAATCAGCGCACAGGGCGGCCACCGCGTGTCGGAAGCGGGCGCGTGTCGCCCAGGTTCCGCCGTCGGTCGCACCTCGGTAGGTCAAATATCCTTCCTCGGACAGGAAGCGGCAGACCTTGTTGACCACCCCGGCACGATCCGTTTTCGAACGGCGTTTGGCGTTCGGACGTACCGGATTGAGCGCGAGCCACTGGCGCCAGACCTCAACCTCCTTCTCATCCGCCGGGCCGTCTCCCTCCGCCGATTCGGCGTACTGTTCGGCAGCACGGTCACAAGCCTCGACCACGGACTGCACCGTGAACACCGAGATCCGTTCCGGATCGTCGAGCATCGAGGGCTCCGGATAAGCGGTGCGCGCGATCATCAACAACACCCCACCGATCACCGCGCGATCGGTCTGGTTGGCCCGCTTCGTGATCTCGCTGATGGTGACCCGCAACGGCGAGCTCGCCTCCGCCGTCACGAGCGCGCCGTCCCGCTCGTCCACGAAGAGACTCAGACCCGCTCCCCCGAACATCGCGTCGACCAGGGTGGCGAAATCCGGCTCGTTGCGGTACCGGGAGACCACGCGGTGGTACTCCGCGTTTCGCGCCGGAGTTTCGCGGGGTCTGGAGGCCCAAGCCAGCAGCACCCCCGCGTCGCTCGCGTCGTCGCGTTCACTCATTCCGTCGTCTCCCTCTCCTCGGTCGACACGCCCGTCTCCACGTCGTACCGGGCATCGATGTCAGCGGTGATCACCGCCGGCACCAACAACAGCTCGGAACAGTCCACACGCTCGGACACGAGCCGCTCACCGGTGGGAACCGCGACGAGCATCCGATCTCCCGCGCTGCGGCCGGCCAGCCACGTCGCCCACACCCGATGCGCGGCGTGCACCAGTGCTGCTTGCAGGAAACCGGTGTCGAGCGCGGTACCGTCCACGTCCGTGACGTGCGTCCCCGCGGCGCGCTCCAGCAAGGCGGACAGTGTCACCGGCTCCTCGATCGCCTCGAACATCGCTTCGACGGTGTCCTCGTAGGGTTCCCACCACTCGGGCTGGTCCGCGTCGTCGAATTCGGGGGCGAGGTATTCCTCACCCTGCTGCGGGGGACGGGGCGGCGCACACAACTCCTCGATCAACGTCGACATGGCAGGCATCCAGCGGCTGCCCACCCCGCCGACCGCGGCCATCATCCGTTCGCACGAGGCGGCGGCCTCCCGGACCGAATTCCTCATATAAGGGCTCAGCAGGTCCTTACCTATCTCGGAACGGGACACCGCCCGCGTGGAACGCGAGAGTCGGTCGTCCACGGCCTCCCGTAACTTCGACCGCGCGTTGATCAGATGGCGATGTAGCTGGTCGTGTCGATGCCGGCACTCCCGCAGGACCTCCACGAGCTGGTTCGCGGCGTCGAGTCGATGCGGGTCGTCCAGCTCGGCACGGCGATCGGTAACCGCCTCGAGCAGCTCCGCCTCCGCGTCCAACCTGGCCTTGACATGATCCAGTGAACGCCCCAGTAGGGCTGGAACATCCTCGATCCAGTCGTGCGTGTCGGGGTCCAGCAGGGTGTCGGCCACGATACGGCGTATCCGTTCCAGTAACTGGACCGATCGGTACCGCTCGTGCTGGGCGATCTGCACGGCGGACTCGACCGCTCCTCGTTCGATCAGGGCGGACAGCTGTGCCTCGTTGGCGATCTGCGCCGCCTCGATATCGAGATCCAACGCTTCGAGGAAGATGTTGATCGCTTGTTCCGAAGCGCGTAGGTGTTCTGTTCCCTCCGTGCCACTGGCCTGCATGTAGAGCAACCGGAACCGTTGGGCGAGCCAGCGCGGACCATCGAGGGTGTGCGACAGGTAGGGAACGGTTTCGACCTCGGTGGTCACGAGCGAGACCACCACCCGCTCCGCGACCGTGTCCCACTCGGAGACTCCACCATCCGGATGTTGGCGAGCAGCCTGCTTCGCGGCGTACTCGACGATCTCGTCCCACGTCCGTCCCGCCGAGATGCCCATGGCGAGCGCGACCTGGTCAACGACGGCCAAGGACAGGGTGAACAGATCGTAGTGCTCCCAGA
The nucleotide sequence above comes from Actinopolyspora erythraea. Encoded proteins:
- a CDS encoding Wadjet anti-phage system protein JetD domain-containing protein — protein: MSSLTTLTDTQFDNLVAVNAWLTRRPANVVPVPMRYRSAEIFGDEKRLEALARTTLFGPGRLSLELLACVRRAPPLPAVSVGTGPDVLVVENSDPYWAAVDVLSYRDNHPVGAVIWGAGNSFPAQVGTLAVDVAGRGPVTGEIWYWGDFDPPGLAIATNAAAAAAELDMGHLKPAHLLWEEMAGRPTQNPGHCAWTGEVAESWLGPPLWERFSRVRAEQGRIAQEAVPPYTIAEWAVTLLKE
- a CDS encoding glycosyltransferase family 87 protein produces the protein MASSKQTSTALSAVSEPPAPGGGMRRWLHALLTRYPRVLLLASIPLLAVSVWYVLSPALFRGENGEIYLRGDFEVYRWAVHTWLSGGNVVENWAPLRGGNLLPWVYPPFALLPLSVFALPPVAVGVLLLWAANLAAMGMTLYLVVRHQWPGVGPRGALAVAALALPLPLWLEPVYACFSQGQVNLVLMGLVAADCLVRNPRWPRGLLVGIAAATKLMPAAFLLFFLLRRDFRAAVTCAVTGVVCTLLGFLVDFEASVDYWFRYGPASSVAGHAADTNQSIMGALARLDPQPVVQHGIWAGVSLVLVLVLARTIGRVDPPVAMTLTGLFALLVSPTTWTSHWVWVVPGLLILLGAAVRYRSITRLALVVLIVIAGRKIPFRVLANENVPPLLWLPQQLVGNAYVVLAVALLLLTGWHASRSRASEPVLKS
- a CDS encoding M24 family metallopeptidase, with protein sequence MTDVAPSNEDDGVDETRMHRDRLARTRRMLREHQLPAALLFDPLNIRYALTPGPFMVFNMHSTFRWALVPAESEPVLWEYPHAMHITASEWDGDLRPAHGWTFLGSGSNSAEDAAAFASEIVAELAKRDLLTERIGTDRLESAGHLALSEAGVRIVDAQPALERARAVKTRDELTAIRANVAACDQAIGDMLRILRPGVTENELWGTIVGNALATGSEWCETRLLSSGPRTNPWMQSATARAVRDGELVAFDTDLVGEHGYLTDVSRTYLCGDHRASDEQRRLYQTAYEFLQTCIPEFRPGVSFEDLGHRLGPLFPPEFQPQRYPYIAHGTGLVDEYPVVNFTRHHEGELEAGMVLSVESYVGSVGGHEGVKLEEQLVVGHDGPELLSTAPFDQRLLA
- a CDS encoding coiled-coil domain-containing protein, producing the protein MSEDLPTPPLRLRRIHLHGVGPDRARFDPLDLDFATSDGAASRVLLSLTNTGGKSTLITLVTSLIVPSSRAQVGGRQLGDYVLTGDTSHVVCEWEDETTGVRMVTGTVMEWKDGRRQPGPQQRSTTNMYRRWYLFRTRPDFPGIDDLPFLTEGRRTTFDQYLTMVKELLDPYPAAQAVFAKTQQEWVETLERQTNIDPVLVGYQMRMNDSEAGAEKLLESFDSPDHVVRFFVSALNDEQHLTDFTSKLRDYAELAVDRPRLEALAAFCEQAGARVERVARGGEALADAEREEKQARISGGEHATALSNRIEQDRQRCEELALRKQRTQEKAAELRRKFSQVSDIRMQLHLESARVELAAAESEEEQARKAEEEHGFEARAWEAVQLVLDISEARARVRTAQRAYDTAEQGMEPLRRRADQAAAALAARLDTLATEAERKAEDADTRASEATEEQRRAQERLQEATRRVDAVRRRIDTLETTVHESEAAYEAAVSAGWIADGEPVRDCVTRWTERRDTARQEEAEAERVAEEAEADFDRAEADIEELENELVSLREKAYEHRSRLEAFDGEVAGLADDEVLLSVLGAPPADVASVRRAADLTERAAHESEERAAGHQQRATEAQKEVAHLDEAGTAPAGPDTLAVLRVITEANIGAVTGLRWIEKNVPDPEARAAYIAAHPELAGGVVVSDPGRFDEVTALLAENAPRTRTTVTVTVAADEHGTTTGDAERFHYVVVPHRATWDAEWAARTRENLHRTAVHEGEQAALAREAARRNRACSAACVSFANRWEETSREKLVARAEEADSTLRARDEQRTQRMNERQRHRQEAATARQNRDRARDRASEAEQWLVKAEELRAQVEAAERARSEKSAGEAELAQANSEVDSARRAEREYQVVRDSCVAEAAEQRANRDPWLKERAQLGTAPAAVDPGGSLEAVRAEWETARNQRDAAERGMPEALELDHAKQLLSQWEVRRERHGTREWKRAEELSETSAASSAASLNGALTRAKEAARSAESKRLEAQSAVERARGHLEEVRPTDRQNHVDLSRTPEWEPATPQEIPSVLERLDTYGAEVRRERDEAENEVDEVAELHDQLLKDIEVFGDIVEIWTADRSPTTHVFQGTKESARTRMLELRHDHVSKNRALNTAQDELREAVHHARAVASDVRWKDLGEPVVVRIRSLSEPDLVGESSTLAERIRALGESATGDLEDLDTHRTILRDDLIVLCREQRRLLREVVRSSQLPVGLGELSTQPAIRIRFADAPDDEAAARLSDRIDTWARELAENPKRATSSDARARWLADAVRDTVVNRTRAGAWSIDILKPSIDGQVFYCTPERIPYEFSGGQELTLAVLVYCALSRVRAAHRVGGPRPPGTLILDNPFGSASAETLIAMQHRLAAHTGLQIICATGLHDTGVDAAFTGPGSVIVKLRNDGDQRRNLSFLRLRANVVDGVDVAGAMTGGRDPSASTNWVDALRYEVGR